A single window of Mugil cephalus isolate CIBA_MC_2020 chromosome 1, CIBA_Mcephalus_1.1, whole genome shotgun sequence DNA harbors:
- the gpr173 gene encoding probable G-protein coupled receptor 173, with protein sequence MANGNESNEGPAGPMAAVAATAGGMVAESSSSVVTTYIKLVLLGLIICISLVGNLVVSLLVLRDRALHKAPYYFLLDLCLADTIRSAICFPFVLVSIKNGSAWTYSVLSCKVVAFMAVLFCFHAAFMLFCISVTRYMAIAHHRFYSKRMTFWTCVAVVCMVWTLSVAMAFPPVFDVGTYKFIREEDQCIFEHRYFKANDTLGFMLMLAVLILATHVVYMKLLLFEYKHRKMKPVQMVPAISQNWTFHGPGATGQAAANWIAGFGRGPMPPTLLGIRQNLHNQNRRLLGMEEFKTEKQLGRMFYVITLLFLVLWSPYIVACYWRVFVKACTIPHRYLSTTVWMSFAQAGVNPIVCFFFNKDLKKGLLSYLPACCRTKPHLPREPYCVI encoded by the coding sequence ATGGCAAATGGAAATGAGAGCAACGAAGGGCCCGCGGGGCCCATGGCGGCAGTGGCCGCCACTGCAGGAGGTATGGTAGCGGAGAGTTCTTCCTCAGTGGTCACCACCTACATTAAGCTGGTTTTACTGGGGCTGATAATCTGCATCAGTTTAGTCGGCAACCTGGTGGTGTCTCTGCTCGTTCTGCGGGACCGGGCTCTGCACAAGGCACCTTACTACTTCCTGCTGGACCTCTGCCTGGCGGACACCATTCGCTCAGCCATCTGCTTCCCCTTTGTGCTGGTGTCCATAAAGAACGGCTCAGCCTGGACCTACAGCGTTCTGAGCTGCAAGGTGGTGGCCTTCATGGCAGTGCTCTTTTGTTTCCACGCCGCCTTCATGCTCTTCTGCATTAGCGTAACCCGCTACATGGCCATCGCGCACCACCGCTTTTACTCGAAGCGCATGACGTTCTGGACGTGCGTGGCAGTCGTGTGCATGGTGTGGACGCTGTCCGTGGCGATGGCCTTCCCGCCCGTTTTCGACGTAGGCACCTACAAATTCATCCGCGAGGAGGACCAGTGCATTTTCGAGCATCGCTACTTCAAGGCTAACGACACGCTGGGCTTCATGCTGATGCTGGCTGTGCTCATCCTGGCCACGCACGTCGTGTACATGAAGCTACTCCTTTTCGAGTACAAGCACCGCAAGATGAAGCCCGTCCAGATGGTTCCAGCCATCAGTCAGAACTGGACCTTCCACGGGCCAGGGGCTACGGGCCAGGCGGCAGCCAACTGGATTGCAGGCTTCGGTAGGGGCCCCATGCCGCCCACTCTGCTGGGAATTCGGCAGAACTTGCACAATCAGAACCGGCGTTTGCTGGGCATGGAGGAGTTCAAAACGGAGAAGCAGCTCGGCAGGATGTTCTACGTGATCACCCTGCTGTTCCTGGTGCTTTGGTCTCCCTACATAGTGGCTTGCTATTGGAGGGTGTTCGTCAAGGCTTGCACAATACCACACCGGTACCTCTCCACCACTGTGTGGATGAGCTTTGCCCAAGCTGGGGTCAATCCTATCGTCTGTTTCTTCTTTAACAAAGACTTGAAGAAAGGGCTCCTTTCCTACCTACCAGCCTGCTGCAGGACTAAACCTCATCTACCACGAGAGCcttattgtgttatttaa
- the foxp3b gene encoding forkhead box protein P3, which translates to MPETSDKRVGRGQHQPKCDNIKQLKELCPPPPPPPPPPPLPPPPPPPQTREAASTPASGSQRWHSMEVLRQKQQRPSVLRQVSQTASRHRHPHPESSAAVSVCKEEVDVGHLSQSSSPHAGFSPGPTDHFLPLRRDDSKQTSMEARLHDGIPEGIGALFVSGLCRWPGCDAVYEDLSNFLKHLHSEHGHGDRSIAQWRVQQDIVQYMESQLILEKQKLIAMQLHLSDHKYSDLKATSEWPCSLPLFLPQPQVTDGGRVQQWGIKHLEEFPHHNYRSAGSAHLLPDLVTSITCYKYNNIRPPYTYAYLIRWSILESPDKQRTLNEIYNWFTTMFFYFRHNTATWKNAVRHNLSLHKCFVRVEGGKGAVWTVDESEYQRRKGQKYHRDCTVKWLTS; encoded by the exons ATGCCGGAGACGTCTGACAAGAGGGTGGGACGAGGACAACACCAACCAAAATGTGACAACATCAAACAGCTGAAGGAGCtgtgccctcctcctccccctccccctcctcctcctcctcttcctcctcctcctccacctcctcagacCAGGGAAGCGGCGTCAACGCCCGCCTCAGGAAGTCAG CGTTGGCACAGTATGGAGGTCCtgagacagaagcagcagaggcCCTCGGTGCTGCGTCAAGTTTCCCAAACAGCTTCCAGACATCGACACC CGCATCCTGAAAGTAGCGCGGCTGTCTCTGTTTGCAAAGAAGAGGTGGATGTCGGCCATCTTTCCCAGTCGTCTTCACCGCACGCGGGTTTCTCTCCCGGACCGACCGATCACTTCCTCCCCCTGAGGAGAGATGATTCGAAGCAGACTTCCATGGAGGCCAGGCTCCACGATGG CATACCTGAGGGAATCGGCGCTCTGTTTGTGAGTGGCCTCTGCCGCTGGCCCGGATGTGATGCCGTATACGAGGATTTGTCAAATTTCTTAAA ACACCTCCATTCTGAACACGGACATGGTGACAGGAGCATCGCTCAGTGGAGGGTCCAGCAGGACATCGTTCAGTACATGGAGAGTCAG ctcattctggaaaaacagaaactcattGCGATGCAGCTTCACCTCTCTGACCACAAATACTCCGACCTG AAGGCAACTTCTGAGTGGCCGTGCAGCCTTCCTCTGTTCCTTCCCCAGCCTCAGGTAACGGATGGAGGCCGGGTGCAACAGTGGGGCATTAAACATCTGGAGGAGTTCCCCCATCATAACTACAGATCTGCCGGTTCTGCCCATCTTCTACCAG ATTTGGTCACCAGTATTACATGTTACAAATACAACAATATCAGGCCTCCGTACACCTATGCATACCTGATAAGATGG TCCATCCTGGAGTCTCCAGACAAACAACGCACTCTGAATGAGATTTACAACTGGTTCACGACCATGTTCTTCTACttcagacacaacacagctaCCTGGAAG AATGCAGTGCGCCACAACCTCAGTCTTCACAAGTGTTTTGTACGAGTGGAGGGTGGAAAGGGAGCCGTGTGGACAGTGGACGAAAGCGAGTACCAGAGAAGGAAGGGACAGAAGTATCACAG gGACTGCACTGTGAAGTGGCTCACATCCTAG
- the trappc6b gene encoding trafficking protein particle complex subunit 6b — MADEAPFQFLHNELIQYIYSSADNTAAENGRNITKLENMGFRVGQGLIERLTKDMSRFKDELDVMKFICKDFWTCVFKKQIDNLRTNHQGIYVLQDNKFRLLSNLSAGKQYLEHAPKYLAFTCGLVRGALCSLGVKSIVTAEVSVMPSCKFQVMIQKMS, encoded by the exons ATGGCAGACGAAGCCCCCTTCCAGTTTTTACACAACGAACTCATACAGTACATCTACTCGTCAGCTGACAACACGGCGGCG GAGAATGGCAGAAATATCACGAAGCTGGAGAACATGGGCTTCAGAGTGGGCCAAGGTCTCATAGAGAG gTTGACTAAAGACATGTCACGGTTCAAAGACGAGTTGGACGTCATGAAGTTCATCTGTAAAGACTTCTGGACCTGTGTGTTCAAGAAGCAAATAGACAACCTTCGAACCAACCACCAG GGCATCTATGTTCTGCAGGACAACAAGTTCAGGTTACTGAGTAACCTGTCGGCTGGAAAACAGTATCTGGAGCACGCCCCCAAG TATCTGGCCTTCACCTGTGGTCTGGTCAGAGGAGCCCTGTGCAGCCTGGGAGTGAAGAGTATAGTAACGGCCGAGGTGTCTGTCATGCCTTCAT